The Oncorhynchus nerka isolate Pitt River unplaced genomic scaffold, Oner_Uvic_2.0 unplaced_scaffold_1377, whole genome shotgun sequence region TCCAAGATGATCAAGGTCTCTTGTCCAAGGCAGCGCTGCATCTCTCTATTACACAACAATTAAACTGagcatgtatatagtatgtatatagtatgtaacatgtatatagtatgtaacatgtatatagtatgtaacatgtatatagtatgtaacatgtatatagtatgtaacatgtatctagtatgtaacatgtatctagtatgtaacatgtatatagggtgtatatagtatgtaacatgtatatagggtgtatatagtatgtaacatgtatatagggtgtatatagtatgtaacatgtatatagggtgtatatagtatgtaacatgtatatagggtgtatatagtatgtaacatatatatagtatgtatctagtatgtaacatatatatagtatgtaacatatatatagtatgtaacatgtatatagtatgtaacatgtatctagtatgtaacatgtatatagcatgtaacatgtatatagtatgtaacatgtatgtagtatgtatctagtatgtaacatatatatagtatgtaacatgtacatagtatgtaacatgtatatagtatgtaacatgtatatagtatgtaacatgtatatagggtgtatatagtatgtaacatgtatatagtatgtaacatgtatatagtatgtaacatgtatatagggtgtatatagtatgtaacatgtatatagggtgtatctagtatgtaacatgtatatagggtgtatatagtatgtaacatgtatatagggtgtatatagtatgtaacatatatatagtatgtatctagtatgtaacatatatatagtatgtaacatatatatagtatgtaacatgtatatagtatgtaacatgtatctagtatgtaacatgtatatagcatgtaacatgtatatagtatgtaacatgtatctagtatgtaacatgtatatagtatgtaacatatatatagtatgtaacatgtatatagtatgtaacatgtatctagtatgtaacatgtatatagcaTGTAAcatatatatagtatgtaacatgtatatagcatgtaacatgtatatagtatgtaacatgtatgtagtatgtaacatgtatatagtatgtaacatgtatatagtatgtaacatgtatatagtatgtaccatgtatatagtatgtaacatgtatatagtatgtaacatgtatatagtattgatagaggaattctaaattcctgtatgttttattgccaaaaccaattcgcACAAATTTCTAATTCATGAAtgagttgtaagttcattaattctgcatgaagtagattgagaccagtcttaaaagccaaaggtaacagcgtttattacAGGAGAGTACTCTAcgcatacacatatttccactggttataaactgaacatgacatcatcagtttcccaccctctctccaatTCTCACAAGAGCCCATTGTTTTTTGGTCTGGAACTCTTCCTCTACTCCCCCCataaaactacattccaacctgtctaaaagatatacttttctccactaatggaacacCACCCAAACCTCTCTCATCTGTCTGAAAAGCTATATCATCCCTCCTCCCCGTTAAACATCCCAAGaggcacagacaattaattcgttctgcttacattttcagtaacagcttaactaAAAACtcttttcataccataacataatagtattagaataaatggttctaatcaacaatgtatacataattaatcatctaaactataatttcctctaacaagTATGtgacatgtatatagtatgtaacatgtatatagtatgtaacatgtatatagtatgtaacatgtatatagtatgtaacatgtatatagtatgtaaaatgtatatagtatgtaacatgtatatagtatgtaacatgtatatagtatgtaaaatgtatatagtatgtaacatgtatatagtatgtaacatgtatatagtatgtaacatatatatatagtatgtaacatgtatatagtatgtaacatgtatatagtatgtaaaatgtatatagtatgtaacatgtatatagtatgtaacatgtatatagtatgtaaaatgtatatagtatgtaacatgtatatagtatgtaacatgtatatagtatgtaacatgtatatagtatgtaacatgtatatagtatgtaacatgtatctagtatgtaacatgtatgtagtatgtaacatgtatatagtatgtaacatgtatatagtatgtaacatgtatatagtatgtaacatgtatatagtatgtaacatgtatgtagtatgtaacatgtatatagtatgtaacatacatttacatttaagtcatttagcagacgctcttatccagagcgacttacaaattggtgcattcaccttatgacctccagtggaacagtagtgcatctaaatcttttcaggggagggggtgagagggattactttatcctatcctaggtattccttaaagaggtggggtttcaggtgtctccggaaggtggtgattgactccgctgtcctggcgtcgtgagggagtttgttccaccattggggggccagagcagcgaacagttttgactgggctgagcgagaactgtacttcctcagtggtagggaggcgagcaggccagaggtggatgaacgcagtgcccttgtttgggtgtagggcctgatcagagcctggaggtactgaggtgccgttcccctcacagctccgtaggcaagcaccatggtcttgtagcggatgcgagcttcaactggaagccagtggagggagcggaggagcggggtgacgtgagagaacttgggaaggttgaacaccagacgggctgcggcgttctggatgagttgtaggggtttaatggcacaggcagggagcccagccaacagcgagttgcagtaatccagacgggagatgacaagtgcctggattaggacctgcgccgcttcctgtgtgaggcagggtcgtactctgcggatgttgtagagcatgaacctacaggaacgggccaccgccttgatgttagttgagaacgacagggtgttgtccaggatcacgccaaggttcttagcgctctgggaggaggacacaatggagttgtcaaccgtgatggcgagatcatggaacgggcagtccttcccgggaggaagagcagctccgtcttgccgaggttcagcttgaggtggtgatccgtcatccacacggatatgtctgccagacatgcagagatgcgattcgccacctggtcatcagaagggggaaaggagaagattaattgtgtgtcgtctgcatagcaatgataggagagaccatgtgaggttatgacagagccaagtgacttggtgtatagcgagaataggagagggcctagaacagagccctggggacaccagtggtgagagcacgtggtgtggagacggattctcgccacgccacctggtaggagcgacctgtcaggtaggacgcaatccaagcgtgggccgcgccggagatgcccaactcggagagggtggagaggaggatctgatggttcacagtatcgaaggcagccgataggtctagaaggatgagagcagaggagagagagttagctttagcagtgcggagcgcctccgtgatacagagaagagcagtctcagttgaatgactagtcttgaaacctgactgatttggatcaagaaggtcattctgagagagatagcgggagagctggccaaggacggcacgttcaagagttttggagagaaaagaaagaagggatactggtctgtagttgttgacatcggagggatcgagtgtaggttttttcagaaggggtgcaactctcgctctcttgaagacggaagggacgtagccagcggtcagggatgagttgatgagcgaggtgaggtaagggaggaggtctccggaaatggtctggagaagagaggaggggatagggtcaagcgggcaggttgtagggcggccggccgtcacaagacgcgagatttcatctggagagagggagaaagaggtcagagcacagggtagggcagtgtgagcagcaccagcggtgtcgtttgacttagcaaacgaggatcggatgtcatcgaccttcttttcaaaatggttgacgaagtcatctgcagagagggaggagggggagggggaggaggattcaggagggaggagaaggttgcaaagagcttcctagggttagaggcagatgcttggaatttagagtggtagaaagtggctttagcagcagagagagaagaggaaaatgtagagaggagggagtgaaaggatgtcaggtccgcagggaggcgagttttcctccatttccgctcggctgcccggagccctgttctgtgagctcgcaatgagtcgtcgagccacggagcgggaggggaggaccgagccggcctggaggataggggacatagagagtcaaaggatgcagaaagggaggagaggagggttgaggaggcagaatcaggagataggttggagaaggtttgagcagagggaagagatgataggatggaagaggagagagtagcggggagagagagcgaaggttgggacggcgcgataccatccgagtaggggcagtgtgggaagtgttggatgagagcgagagggaaaaggatacaaggtagtggtcggagacttggaggggagttgcaacgaggttagtggaagaacagcatctagtaaagatgaggtcgagcgtatttcctgccttgtgagtagggggggaaggtgagagggtgaggtcaaaagaggagaggagtggaaagaaggaggcagagaggaatgagtcaaaggtaggcgtggggaggttaaagtcgcccagaactgtgagaggtgagccgtcctcaggaaaggagcttatcaaggcatcaagctcattgatgaactctccgagggaacctggagggcgataaatgataaggatgttaagcttgaaagggctggtaactgtgacagcatggaattcaaaggaggcgatagacagatgggtaaggggagaaagagagaatgaccacttgggagagatgaggatcccggtgccaccaccccgctgaccagaagctctcggggtgtgcgagaacacgtgggcagacgaagagagagcagtaggagtagcagtgttgtctgtggtgatccatgtaacatgtatatagtatgtaacatgtatatagtatgtaacatgtatatagtatgtaacatgtatatagtatgtaacatgtatatagtatgtaacatgtatatagtacgtaacatgtatgtagtatgtaacatgtatatagtatgtaacatgtatatagtatgtaacatgtatatagtatgtaacatgtatatagtatgtaacatgtatctagtatgtaacatgtatctagtatgtaacatgtatatagtatgtaccatgtatatagtatgtgacatgtatctagtatgtaacatgtatatagtatgtaacatgtatatagtatgtaacatgtatctaATATGTAACATGtatctagtatgtaacatgtatctagtatgtaacatgtatctagtatgtaacatgtatatagtatgtaacatgtatctagtatgtaacatgtatctagtatgtaacatgtatctagtatgtaacatgtatctagtatgtaacatgtatctaGTATGTGACATGTATCTAGTAtgtaacagtggggagaacatgtataaattaattacttaaaaatcatacaatgtgattttctggatttttgttttagattccgtctctcacagttgaagtgtacctatgataaaaattacagacctccacATGGTTTGtcagtaggaaaacctgcaaaatcggcagtgtatcaaatacttgttctccccattgtatatgtgggattggaaatgatgcagacaattacacttATAGAAGCCActatctatctgcaatattaaataTGATCTCCCtctaaaacaatatatataataaCAAATAGTAAATCGTAGTACATAGTCTGCTGTTCTATTGTTCAGATAATCAGGTGGAACGATGAAAACGATCATCattttgtttctttgtttgaatTAACGTCTGTGTTGTAAAATCACAAACTGAAGTGGCAGTTTCACCTCCATGGATTCCTACTTTAAGGTCCGGGTCAAAAGGAGACGTGGACTGGGTAATGGACGGACAGGTTGAGATATGACTAGAGGGAAGGGTGTAGTCTGAGGAGGAGGAAAGATAAAGTTCCCAGGAATACGTATTCTGGAGAACTCTGAATGGTGAATCATTTGCCAACTTCACTGGAGAAAGTGTATAAAAGAGAAATTCAGCTCTTCGATGTGACACTTTCTCCCAGAGAAGACACTATCTCCCAGAGAAGACACATTCTCCCAGAGAAGACACATTCTCCCAGAGAAGACACTTTCTCCCAGAGAAGACACATTCTCCCAGAGAAGACACATTCTCCCAGAGAAGACACTTTCTCCCAGAGAAGACACATTCTCCCAGAGAAGACACATTCTCCCAGAGAAGACACATTCTCCCAGAGAAGACACAATCTCCCAGAGAAGAAACTCCAGAACAGAGGAAGAACTCAACATCGCAGGTAAAGAAATGACTTCCAATGAAAGGTTCTGATGTGTATATGAGTATGTCTGTGTTACTATAAAGGGCAGGGTGGTGGTGGGATACATGTGTTTCTCTTGTTCCACTAACACCAGATGATCAAAGAATCAGAGTCTTCAATTTGGATCATAATTAATGTAAGAGGAATCCATGACTAATGCTGTCCTCTAGGGGGTGTTGTTACCACTCCTGATGTGTGAATATGTGCTttagtgttgttgtttcagtTAACCAACATCATTATAATGAATCATTTGACTCAGCCGAGAACAAATGTCTGTTTTAGtatctgtttagggtgttttagtatctgtttagggtgttttagtatctgtttagggtgtttcagtatctgtttagggtgttttagtatctgtttagggtgttttagtatctgtttagggtgtttcagtatctgtttagggtgttttagtatctgtttagggtgttttagtatctgtttagggtgtttcagtatctgtttagggtgttttagtgtctgtttagggtgttttagtatctgtttagggtgttttagtatctgtttagggtgtttcagtatctgtttagggtgttttagtatctgtttagggtgttttagtatctgtttagggtgtttcagtatctgtttagggtgttttagtgtctgtttagggtgttttagtgtctgtttagggtgttttagtgtctgtttagggtgttttagtgtctgtttagggtgttttagtatctgtttagggtgttttagtatctgtttagggtgttttagtgtctgtttagggtgttttagtatctgtttagggtgttttagtgtctgtttagggtgttttagtgtctgtttagggtgttttagtatctgtttagggtgttttagtatctgtttagggtgttttagtgtctgtttagggtgttttagtgtctgtttagggtgttttagtatctgtttagggtgttttagtgtctgtttagggtgttttagtatctgtttagggtgttttagtatctgtttagggtgttttagtatctgtttagggtgttttagtgtctgtttagggtgtttcagtatctgtttagggtgttttagtgtctgtttagggtgtttcagtatctgtttagggtgttttagtatctgtttagggtgttttagtgtctgtttagggtgttttagtatctgtttagggtgttttagtgtctgtttagggtgtttcagtatctgtttagggtgttttagtatctgtttagggtgttttagtgtctgtttagggtgtttcagtatctgtttagggtgttttagtatctgtttagggtgttttagtgtctgtttagggtgttttagtgtctgtttagtatctgtttagggtgttttagtgtctgtttagggtgttttagtatctgtttagggtgttttagtatctgtttagggtgttttagtgtctgtttagggtgttttagtgtctgtttagggtgttttagtatctgtttagggtgttttagtTCATCCTTGAAGTCTTCATTTTATCAAGCCATGTTTCCCCTTTAGGACACATGGAGAATATACTTAGTGAAGCTGGCCGCTAATTCCTTCATATTTTATACTCATCAGATGTCCTGGTCTttggtgtatttaatgtgtcaTTTTATGCTTCATTTGATGTGTTGACCAATGTCACTATGTATTCTCACTTTACAGACACTTGTCTCCAACGACACAAAATGGCTTCTGAATACATCACAGAAATTCAAATCTCCACTAGCCCTGCAAGGGAGCAACAGCTTCATGACCAAGAATATAACAAGATAAATGTCAACCTCAACAAAGGCACTTCATCCACCGTTACAGTTTACATGTGGTACAAAAAGGGCAATGGTGAACCCATCACCAGAGTCCAGTTTTCATTCACCGATGAAATGAAAGATGTCCTGAAAAAAGCAGGGTTCACTGAGCTCCCAGAAAACCTCAACTCTGGAACACAAGGATACGTCATCCAGCTGTGGTACTCTATTGTTGCACACCCTATGTATGACATTCCCATTGAAGATCTCTTCCTCACCACTAATGAGAAGGAAGAGGCCAACCAATTCAAGCTCGGCTGGGAAAGGCTACCATGCAATCTGAACCTCGGTAACTCAGGAGATTTCATCACCCTCTGGttgaagagaaagaggaagacctACATCTGTGACGTTGCTGCCACCACATCATTCCAACAACACATTCAACTTTTCAACGAGGGCTACATCCGGCTGGATGAAGATCTCAATAGAGGTTCTGAAGGAAAACCCATCTTCCTCTGGTACCGTCAATCCACCGAAACGGGCGGCGGGCTCACCAAGATGAATGCATCCATCAACCATGCTGACGATTCCAGCCTAGTGAAGCAAGGTTTCACCGTGGTTGATGGTAACCTCAATGAGGGAACATGCGGTCAGCCAGTGTATGTCTGGTTCAAGAAAGATGGATCTCTCCCTATCAAGGCCTTGACCGTTACATCCAACCCTGATGTAACTGGCCCTTATGACGAGGCCGGCTTGATCCTCATCGATAAAAATCTGAATGCTGGCAACAGTGGTgtggtcctctacctctggtaTGGCAAATAAAAACCTGAGTTGGAGAGGCAGAATCAGCCCCAAAATTTGGCCAGATATTAGCTTTTTCATGGCAATATATCAGTttaatttttaaatatttttctgACACTCAATGTTATCTTCTATGTCATAAAGTCAGAGATCATTTAGAAAGTTTTCTTTAATGTTGTTTTCAATCAATTAACAATTGAATTATATAAATGATATTTTAGCAGCAGTCGTCTGAATATACCAAGGGGTTGTAACGTTTTATATTGCATTGTGTTAGTCAGATATTATTTTGAAAAAACCTGAGTAAAGTAATACAATTAAAATGATTCCTGTGTAACACTGATCATTCTGTTAATCAATAAAGAAAGCATAGCAAATGAGAACATTGTACCTTTTAATTCATCAACTGCTTGACCTTATCACAAAGACCTGATAACACCTACTGTACATTACCATTTATATTATAATGACCAGGAATGGGAGAGTACAAAGCTCACAAATGCACACTAAGGTTGATAATGTAAAAATCTGATAAACAACATAACTAAAGGTTTGTTTCACTGAGAACTCACATTTGACAGTTTGGGTGCCTTGCAGATTGTAGGATATTTTTTCTTTGACTTGATCATCCAGTCTTCGATCTATATGATTTGTTTCGACTCTCAATGCAATATTTCCGTGGTGCAAAACAGCACCGATTATAAGAACAATTCTAATACAATCAGCGTGATTAACTTTGAAACCTTTTTTAACAATGTGGGTTAAATCTGTAGTTTATAAAAAGGAGCAGCCACCCTGCCACTGATTTGGTAACCAGCtgagggctggagaaatgtaaccactctaatACATAGATAGAGCTGTGGATgtgaggactgaccatccatgtaaCCACTCTAATACATAGATAGAGCTGTGGATgtgaggactgaccatccatgtaaCCACTCTAATGCATAGATAGAGCTGTGGATgtgaggactgaccatccatgtaaCCACTCTAATGCATAGATAGAGCTGTGGATgtgaggactgaccatccatgtaaCCACTCTAATGCATAGATAGAGCTGTGGatgtaaggactgaccatccatgtaaCCACTCTAATACATAGATAGAGCTGTGGATgtgaggactgaccatccatgtaaCCACTCTAATGCATAGATAGAGCTGTGGATgtgaggactgaccatccatgtaaCCACTCTAATGCATAGATAGAGCTGTGGATgtgaggactgaccatccatgtaaCCACTCTAATGCATAGATAGAGCTGTGGatgtaaggactgaccatccatgatatcaacgtTAGTTGTAACCACGTTTTGAGGtcgtacagtgtttgtttacaattacatcGTTGACAAACAAAGTAAAGCAACATTGTGTTGTCGTGAGAATCAATAATAAACAGTTGTTATGTTCACTATTCAGCCCTTGTGTTTTATTGTTGTGTGTTCCCTTTGACTCACACTATCTGTCCTATGGGAGCCACCGTATCTGCTTCCTGTTATGAATGTGAGGAGAGTTGTAGCTAATAAACACCCCAGCAGTTTATAAAGGATTTAGCTGGTCTCGTTCTTTCAACATAACAGAATTATCTCTCTTTTTCTagttttttaccccctttttctccccaacttAATGGAGTCCAATTGGTAGTTCCAGTCTTGTCTCGTGGCTGCAccatacggactcaggagaggcttcttgacacaatgcccacttaacccggaagccagccgcaccaatgtgacggaggaaacaccgtgcacctggcgaccgtgtcagcgtgcactgtacccggcctgccacaggagacactagtgtgcgatgggacaaggacatccctgtcgCCCAGAATCTCTAGTTGCACAGCTATCACAGCTatcactgcaatgcagtgccttagaccccatACGCCACTAGGGAGCTCCGTAACAGTATTCTCAAGTATTCAaggctctcccccgccctccttttggcaaatctgtcCTAATCAACACTTCAGGATTGTTTTGATTACAGACATTTTAGTACCCATTTCAAAATTGTCTGTCCTGTCAAAGGTActggagtccttagttagtaggcaGCTAAAGACCTACTTCCAAGAAAACAACATATTAAATGGAATGCAATCAGGTTTTAGGTCTGGCCACAGCACTGTTTCAGGAAcattgaaggttttaaatgacatCCACTGTGCTCTTGATAAGATGTTACATTGTGTGTCTGTTTTTATTGATTGTCAAAGGCATTTGACACCGTGGACCATGCTGTGTTAGTGCAAAGGTTAAAATGTTGTGGAATTACTGGTCATAGCTCTAGATTGGTTTATAAATTACCTATCAAATCGTTCACAATGTGTAATGGTGGATGGATGTAAAATCTGAGTCCATAGAGTTGTTCTCAGGTGTTCCGCAAGGTACTATTTTGGGCCCACTGTTGTTCATTTTGTATATCAACAACATTGGGGATCTTATTGAAACAGCAGATGTTCATTTTTATTCAGAtttcgacagaaatatg contains the following coding sequences:
- the LOC135568877 gene encoding uncharacterized protein LOC135568877 → MASEYITEIQISTSPAREQQLHDQEYNKINVNLNKGTSSTVTVYMWYKKGNGEPITRVQFSFTDEMKDVLKKAGFTELPENLNSGTQGYVIQLWYSIVAHPMYDIPIEDLFLTTNEKEEANQFKLGWERLPCNLNLGNSGDFITLWLKRKRKTYICDVAATTSFQQHIQLFNEGYIRLDEDLNRGSEGKPIFLWYRQSTETGGGLTKMNASINHADDSSLVKQGFTVVDGNLNEGTCGQPVYVWFKKDGSLPIKALTVTSNPDVTGPYDEAGLILIDKNLNAGNSGVVLYLWYGK